A window of Juglans regia cultivar Chandler chromosome 7, Walnut 2.0, whole genome shotgun sequence contains these coding sequences:
- the LOC108982576 gene encoding exopolygalacturonase-like, whose amino-acid sequence MADNNAAGNWACVHATILILCFAIACCCEAKGMSHALVDTLLSANLRRITYDIRPGLNYERVFNVLHFGANPDGRKDSTQPFKRAWRAACGFKGRSRLLIPGGAFLLSEIVFAGPCSGPSPTIVQVIGTLKATTDIREYSSSEWVLFQSINGLVITGSGTFDGQGGAVWKYDCKGNKNCVQLPSNIKFNKVTNGVLQGITSLNSKGVHVFITQCEDIRVRNIRVIAPGDSPNTDGIHVSHSNNVRINETIIMTGDDCVSMIQGATNVAITKLTCGPGHGISVGSLGKYRHEEDVRGIVVKNCTLTGTDNGVRIKTWPGSDSSSASGMLFQDIIMNNVKNPIIIDQRYCERSSKCKKAPSRVKISNVYYINIKGTSSSAVAVNLMCSKQFPCQDVHFYNIDLRYQRKGMGATATCTNAVVRYGGRQNPPPCK is encoded by the exons ATGGCAGACAATAATGCAGCAGGAAACTGGGCTTGCGTGCACGCCACCATTCTGATtttgtgctttgcaattgcctGCTGCTGCGAGGCAAAGGGCATGTCGCATGCACTTGTTGATACTCTCCTGAGTGCTAACTTACGTCGGATTACTTATGACATTCGGCCTGGTCTTAACTATGAGAGAGTCTTCAACGTATTACACTTCGGTGCCAATCCTGATGGTCGAAAAGATAGCACCCag CCGTTCAAAAGAGCATGGCGTGCTGCATGCGGCTTCAAGGGAAGGTCGAGGCTACTCATCCCCGGAGGGGCTTTCTTACTATCTGAGATTGTGTTTGCAGGGCCATGCAGCGGCCCATCTCCCACAATAGTTCAAGTTATAGGGACATTAAAAGCAACCACGGATATCAGAGAATACTCTTCCTCTGAATGGGTCTTGTTCCAATCCATCAATGGCTTGGTAATTACAGGAAGTGGGACTTTTGATGGGCAGGGTGGTGCTGTTTGGAAATACGACTGTAAGGGTAACAAAAACTGCGTCCAACTTCCATCt AACATTAAGTTCAACAAGGTCACCAATGGAGTCCTGCAGGGCATCACTTCCCTTAATAGCAAAGGGGTTCACGTATTCATCACTCAATGCGAGGACATCAGGGTACGAAACATTCGTGTAATTGCCCCCGGAGATAGCCCCAACACTGATGGCATCCATGTTAGCCATTCCAACAACGTGCGAATTAATGAAACCATCATCATGACTGGGGATGATTGCGTCTCTATGATCCAGGGAGCCACTAACGTCGCAATCACCAAATTAACCTGTGGACCTGGTCATGGCATTAg TGTGGGTAGCCTCGGCAAGTACCGTCACGAGGAGGATGTGAGAGGCATCGTTGTGAAAAATTGCACCTTGACTGGCACAGATAATGGGGTTAGAATCAAAACATGGCCAGGATCTGATTCAAGTTCAGCGTCTGGCATGCTTTTCCAGGACATCATTATGAACAATGTCAAGAACCCCATCATTATAGACCAGCGATACTGCGAAAGATCAAGCAAATGCAAGAAAGCG CCATCGCGTGTAAAGATCAGCAACGTTTATTACATAAACATTAAGGGAACCTCAAGCTCAGCAGTGGCAGTAAATCTGATGTGCAGCAAGCAGTTTCCTTGCCAAGATGTTCACTTCTACAACATCGATTTGAGGTATCAGAGGAAGGGAATGGGTGCCACTGCTACATGTACCAATGCAGTAGTAAGGTATGGTGGAAGACAAAACCCACCACCTTGCAAATAG